In Candidatus Dependentiae bacterium, the DNA window AATTTTTTTGCACTCGCAAAACAAATCTTGACAAATGATTTTGGAATAATAGATTAGCTTTTGTAAAAAGTTTTTTCCTTGGCGGGATAAAAAAGAAGGATTTGGTATGAATAAGGCAGAATTAATAGAAAGCATGGCAAAAGCAAGCAAATTGCCAAGAGCTGCTTGTAAAGGTGCTTTAGAAGCATTTGTTGTTTGTGTTGGCACAGCGCTAAAACAAAGCAAAGCTGTTTCTCTTACAGGATTT includes these proteins:
- a CDS encoding HU family DNA-binding protein; amino-acid sequence: MNKAELIESMAKASKLPRAACKGALEAFVVCVGTALKQSKAVSLTGFGTFVTMKRKSRVGVNPATGKKMQIPAKNVPKFRPGKALKSLVG